The following coding sequences lie in one Alloacidobacterium dinghuense genomic window:
- a CDS encoding ATP-binding protein: MKDIQNYSIFTLRLRQERHVVYARQRAREIAKLLGFDHQEQIRLATTASELARNAFRYATNGAVEFLVQDSSPQLFLISVTDEGPGIANLAEILNGQYVSKTGLGKGIIGTSRLMDHFNITAPPGGTRVEAGKWLPASAPRIDANRAKAISTQLASTDTADPFDEIERQNQELLKTLATLREKQEQLAELNRELEDTNRGVVALYAELDQHADDLRRVSDLKTSFLSNLSHEFRTPLNSIISLSRLLLNRSDGDLSLEQEKQVIYIQRSASELSELVNDLLDLAKVEAGKTEVRAKYFEVQDVFGALRGVLKPLLVGNSLELIFDAQVNLPPLYTDEGKVSQILRNLISNALKFTRRGHVRVTANLDAEDNDVVFSVSDTGIGIAPENLERIFEEFVQVESELQSQVKGTGLGLPLSRRLAELLGGTLKVDSEPGVGSTFVLTVPVIYGKTQQGTTQEAQIAEASGPAILLIEDNREANFVYESTLKNTKYELTFVASLHEARTAMKRLKPALVLMDRLLDGEDSLFYIEELRSTGFLGPVLVVSVVDDVKAALDAGAAAFLAKPVVPFTLLSTVQELIEGQSAKTLLLVDDDEVTRYLLGEALSRLGYRVLEARNGREAIKTVKERVVDGVFLDIIMPGLDGFEVLKEIRANENSKFIPIIIHSSKNLSVQELNLIAGMSVTIYPKQALATDASTAALRNALKMGGIEE; this comes from the coding sequence ATGAAAGACATTCAAAATTATTCGATATTTACGCTTCGTCTTCGGCAGGAACGGCATGTGGTCTACGCGCGCCAACGGGCAAGAGAAATTGCGAAACTGCTCGGGTTCGATCACCAGGAACAAATACGCCTTGCCACGACAGCTTCGGAATTAGCACGAAACGCATTTCGATACGCCACAAATGGAGCGGTCGAGTTTCTGGTTCAGGATTCGTCGCCACAGCTCTTTCTCATCTCGGTTACGGATGAAGGTCCGGGGATTGCGAACCTTGCTGAGATTCTGAACGGGCAATACGTTTCAAAGACGGGCTTGGGTAAAGGCATTATAGGAACGAGCCGTCTGATGGATCACTTCAACATCACCGCACCCCCAGGCGGTACCCGCGTGGAAGCCGGCAAATGGCTTCCAGCTTCGGCGCCGCGCATTGATGCGAATCGAGCCAAGGCGATCTCAACCCAACTGGCCAGTACAGACACTGCTGATCCATTCGATGAAATCGAGCGTCAGAATCAGGAATTGCTCAAGACTCTGGCAACGCTTCGGGAAAAGCAGGAGCAACTCGCTGAACTCAACCGCGAACTGGAAGATACGAATCGAGGTGTCGTGGCGCTCTACGCCGAACTCGATCAGCATGCCGACGATCTAAGGCGGGTATCGGACCTCAAGACTAGTTTTCTATCCAATCTTTCCCACGAATTCAGGACGCCGCTCAATTCCATCATTTCGCTCAGCCGATTACTGCTCAATCGATCCGATGGGGATCTCTCACTGGAGCAGGAAAAGCAAGTTATCTATATTCAACGTTCTGCGTCCGAATTGTCCGAACTTGTCAATGATCTTCTGGATCTTGCCAAGGTTGAAGCAGGAAAAACGGAGGTAAGAGCCAAGTATTTCGAAGTGCAGGATGTTTTTGGTGCGCTGAGGGGGGTTTTAAAGCCACTTTTAGTCGGCAACAGTCTTGAATTGATCTTTGACGCACAGGTGAACCTCCCGCCGCTGTATACGGATGAAGGAAAAGTATCCCAGATCCTTCGAAATCTGATTTCGAACGCGCTGAAGTTCACTCGTCGCGGGCATGTTCGTGTGACGGCAAATCTCGATGCAGAAGACAACGATGTTGTCTTCAGTGTGTCCGACACCGGAATTGGAATTGCGCCCGAAAACCTGGAACGGATATTCGAGGAGTTTGTTCAAGTAGAGAGTGAGCTGCAAAGCCAGGTAAAGGGTACCGGTTTGGGACTTCCGTTATCACGGCGATTGGCGGAACTGCTGGGCGGAACGCTCAAGGTCGACAGCGAACCGGGAGTGGGATCGACTTTTGTTCTTACGGTTCCGGTTATCTATGGGAAGACCCAGCAGGGAACGACGCAGGAAGCACAAATCGCGGAGGCAAGTGGTCCGGCCATACTGTTGATCGAGGATAATCGCGAAGCCAATTTTGTCTACGAGTCCACACTCAAGAATACAAAGTATGAATTGACTTTCGTCGCATCTCTTCACGAAGCGCGGACCGCGATGAAACGGCTGAAGCCTGCTTTGGTATTAATGGATCGCTTGCTCGATGGTGAAGACAGCTTATTTTACATTGAAGAGCTGCGGTCCACAGGCTTCTTAGGTCCAGTCCTCGTTGTCAGTGTAGTCGACGATGTGAAAGCAGCACTCGATGCGGGAGCGGCAGCATTCCTGGCAAAGCCAGTGGTGCCATTTACTTTGTTAAGTACGGTTCAGGAACTCATCGAAGGACAATCTGCCAAAACGCTCCTGCTCGTCGATGACGATGAGGTTACCCGCTATTTGCTTGGTGAAGCCCTGTCCAGGCTCGGGTATCGTGTTCTAGAAGCCAGGAATGGGCGCGAAGCGATCAAGACAGTCAAGGAACGCGTCGTGGACGGCGTTTTTCTCGACATTATTATGCCGGGACTGGATGGGTTTGAAGTACTGAAGGAAATTCGTGCGAATGAGAATTCAAAATTCATCCCGATCATAATTCATTCCTCGAAAAACCTCTCCGTACAGGAACTGAATCTAATCGCCGGTATGAGCGTAACGATCTATCCGAAACAGGCCTTAGCAACGGACGCAAGCACAGCCGCACTGCGGAATGCGCTGAAAATGGGGGGAATTGAAGAATGA
- a CDS encoding ATP-binding response regulator produces the protein MIDDQPVVLIVDDREANRYTIAHTLKRSGFQVMEASNGKEALEMANRIPAVILLDVRLPDILGYEVCRRIKSNPNTGFIPIVQLSAAFLDNESKIYALESGADAYLTQPVEPNVLVATIKSLVRLHRAESQSRLSAKQWQATFDGLSEGIALTDSLGVVQRSNRALSKLLDRPYLEIEKHPLNDLLSAHFGMEVDCRKKQQFSEIQYDDRYFDLSLEPIFLDEVHTSSILILSEITARKVAEAAVLANERLAATGRMANTIAHEINNPLEAITNLLYLLKSTSDPDRARDYLDSAQIEVERVSKIARRILSFNRESKAPVPVKLSELLEDVLALNNRGLVDKNLWVIREWDSSLCIEGFPAQLRQVFSNIIRNAIEAALPETRLRLRISGYPRNGSVGGRIARVTISDQGVGIPAPNLRKVFDAFFTTKELRGSGIGLWLSSAIVREHHGYIRVRSSIQPGLSGTCLSVMLPCQWHSDPPPAKD, from the coding sequence ATGATCGATGATCAACCTGTCGTATTGATCGTCGATGACCGCGAGGCGAATCGCTACACAATCGCACACACTCTTAAGCGTTCAGGCTTTCAGGTGATGGAAGCTTCGAATGGTAAAGAAGCACTCGAGATGGCAAACCGCATCCCGGCTGTCATTTTGCTCGATGTGAGACTCCCCGACATTCTTGGGTATGAAGTCTGCCGGCGAATCAAGTCCAATCCAAATACCGGCTTTATTCCCATCGTGCAGCTATCAGCGGCGTTTCTCGATAATGAAAGCAAGATTTATGCGTTGGAGAGTGGAGCAGATGCTTACCTAACCCAGCCTGTCGAACCAAATGTTCTGGTCGCTACCATCAAATCTCTCGTCAGGCTACATCGCGCGGAATCGCAGTCGCGGCTTTCCGCCAAGCAATGGCAGGCTACCTTCGATGGACTCTCCGAAGGTATTGCCCTTACGGATTCGTTAGGAGTGGTGCAGCGGAGCAATCGCGCATTATCAAAACTATTGGATCGCCCCTACCTAGAAATTGAGAAGCATCCGTTGAACGATCTGCTCAGCGCGCATTTTGGCATGGAAGTTGATTGCCGAAAGAAACAGCAGTTTTCAGAGATCCAATACGATGATCGTTATTTTGACCTCAGCCTGGAGCCGATATTTCTTGATGAAGTGCATACAAGCAGCATTTTGATTCTTTCCGAAATAACAGCACGCAAGGTAGCCGAGGCCGCTGTACTTGCGAACGAACGTCTAGCCGCAACCGGGCGCATGGCGAACACAATTGCTCATGAGATCAATAATCCTCTTGAAGCAATCACGAATCTTCTTTATCTACTAAAGAGTACGTCCGACCCTGACAGGGCTAGGGACTATCTCGATTCTGCTCAAATAGAAGTCGAGCGCGTCTCAAAAATTGCGCGGAGAATTCTCTCTTTCAACCGCGAGTCCAAGGCTCCCGTTCCCGTGAAGTTATCCGAACTTCTTGAAGATGTTCTGGCGCTTAACAACCGTGGACTTGTTGACAAAAATCTTTGGGTCATCCGCGAGTGGGATTCAAGTCTATGCATCGAGGGATTTCCCGCGCAGTTACGGCAGGTATTTTCGAACATAATCCGCAACGCAATTGAAGCGGCACTTCCAGAAACGAGGCTTCGTCTCAGGATTTCGGGATACCCACGGAATGGCTCGGTTGGCGGACGGATTGCCCGGGTGACAATTTCCGATCAGGGCGTTGGGATACCTGCACCGAATCTCAGGAAAGTCTTTGATGCCTTCTTTACAACGAAAGAGCTAAGGGGATCAGGCATCGGTCTGTGGCTCAGTAGCGCGATCGTGCGTGAGCATCATGGATACATTCGAGTGCGCAGCAGCATCCAACCTGGCTTGTCTGGAACATGTCTTTCCGTAATGTTGCCGTGTCAGTGGCACTCCGATCCACCTCCAGCCAAGGATTGA
- a CDS encoding HAMP domain-containing protein — protein sequence MKKNRPSGAVISDPATAEVNNALSGNGHTISGESVTAELGVILASLQKMKEGNFSVRLPGAWTGLAGKVADTFNDIIAANEQMALELARVGQAVGKKGRIRERARFHAPKGAWGEMETSINTLVDDLLRPTTEVTRAIAAVAQGSLNEKVRLDVDGRPLEGEFLRSANIVNTMIQQLSVFTSEVTRVAREVGTDGKLGGQAVVPGVAGTWKDLTDSVNLMASNLTSQVRNIAEVATAVASGDLSRKITVDVHGEILQLKEAINTMVDQLRSFASEVTRVAREVGTDGKLGGQAVVPGVAGTWKDLTDSVNAMAGNLTAQVRNIAEVTTAVARGDLSRKITVDVKGEILELKETINTMVDQLNAFAGEVTRVAREVGTEGKLGGQASVPGVAGTWKDLTDNVNFMASNLTGQVRNIAEVATAIANGDLSRKITVDVRGEILQLKETLNTMVDQLNRFAGEVTRVAREVGTEGRLGGQANVPGVAGTWKDLTDSVNSMAGNLTGQVRNIAEVTTAVAGGDLSRKITVDVKGEILELKNTINTMVDQLNAFASEVTRVAREVGTDGKLGGQAQVPGVAGTWKDLTDNVNFMASNLTGQVRNIAEVATAVARGDLSRKITVDVKGEILELKNTLNTMVDQLRAFASEVTRVAREVGTDGKLGGQAAVPGVAGTWKDLTDSVNSMASNLTNQVRNIAEVATAIASGDLSKKITVNVSGEILLLKETINTMVDQLNAFAGEVTRVAREVGTEGNLGGQASVPGVAGTWKDLTDNVNSMAGNLTSQVRNIAEVTTAVARGDLSRKITVDVKGEILELKNTINTMVDQLNAFAGEVTRVAREVGTDGKLGGQAQVPGVAGTWKDLTDNVNFMASNLTGQVRNIAEVATAIANGDLSKKITVDVRGEILQLKETLNTMVEQLRSFAAEVTRVAREVGTDGKLGGQAVVPGVAGTWKDLTDSVNAMAGNLTAQVRNIAEVTTAVARGDLSRKITVDVKGEILELKETINTMVDQLNAFAAEVTRVGREVGTEGRLGGQAQVPGVAGIWKDLTDNVNVMAANLTEQVRGIVKVVTAVANGVLTQKLTVNAKGEVAALAETINSMTDTLATFADQVTTVAREVGVEGRLGGQANVPGAAGTWKDLVDNVNLLADNLTNQVRAIAEVATAVTKGDLTRSIQVEARGEVSELKDNINTMINNLRLTTERNTEQDWLKTNLARFTGMLQGQRELSTVGRMLLSELAPLVNAQQGVIYQMDSEEPGTLTLLSAYASTPAGQLERIPIGQGLIGQCATEKKRMLIADLPPKSTIPIRSGLFESVPQNVIVLPVLFEDRVKAVIELATLRAFTASHLAFLEQLTSSIGIVLNSIEATMQTEALLKQSQQLATELQSQQTELQQTNEQLGLKAQELAEQNVEVERKNQEIEQARRALEEKAKELALTSKYKSEFLANMSHELRTPLNSILVLGQQLSDNPDGNLTSKQIEFARTIHAAGTDLLTLISDILDLSKIESGTVSVDAEEVFFASLIEMVARPFRHEAENRKLSFDLHTDKHLTRSLVTDSKRLQQVLKNLLSNAFKFTEQGGVLLSVFKAGNGWSENHPILGSAVSVIAFEVADTGIGIPPEKQKIIFEAFQQADAGTSRKYGGTGLGLAISRELASLLGGEIQLRSAPGKGSTFTLYLPQTYVGPTSSSNTEDASREKSRVASVLQLASTSVAEHSTEEVEDDRGTLEPGDTTLLIVEDDPHYARVLCDLARDKGFKVLVASRGAEALELAREFRPSAVSLDVFLPDMLGWTVLNHLKQDPGMRHIPVQMLTMDEDRHHGLSRGAFSFVTKPTTTEGLEATLTKIKEFSSTRRKRLLVVEDNPAEQMSIKELLGYDDIDVSVASSGAEALATVRTQQVDCVVLDMRLPDMTGFEVLEQLRDMPSFSDLPVVVFTGKELTPDEDAKLRTLARSVVLKDVESPERLLDETSLFLHRVVADLPTNKQNMLDRLHRSDDALVAKKVLVVDDDVRNIFALSSVLERRGMSVLTASTGREAIATLESTPDVAIVLMDVMMPEMDGYETMQVIRRNDAYRRLPIIALTAKAMKGDREKCLEAGASEYLAKPVNTEQLLAALRMWLHR from the coding sequence ATGAAAAAGAACAGGCCGAGTGGTGCGGTCATATCTGATCCGGCCACTGCTGAAGTCAACAATGCTTTAAGCGGAAACGGACATACTATTTCGGGGGAGTCGGTAACGGCGGAACTAGGCGTAATCCTGGCGAGCCTGCAAAAGATGAAGGAGGGCAATTTTTCTGTCCGCCTGCCTGGAGCGTGGACAGGGCTCGCTGGAAAAGTAGCAGATACCTTCAATGACATCATCGCAGCAAATGAACAGATGGCGCTCGAACTGGCCAGGGTAGGTCAGGCTGTCGGGAAGAAAGGGCGCATTCGTGAGCGTGCCCGTTTCCATGCCCCCAAGGGCGCCTGGGGTGAGATGGAAACTTCCATCAATACCCTCGTTGACGACCTGTTGCGGCCGACGACAGAAGTCACACGTGCTATCGCTGCAGTCGCACAGGGCAGCCTCAATGAAAAAGTGCGACTCGACGTAGACGGCCGCCCTCTGGAAGGCGAGTTCCTGCGTTCGGCAAACATCGTGAACACGATGATTCAGCAGTTAAGCGTCTTCACGTCAGAGGTTACGCGCGTGGCCCGCGAAGTCGGCACTGATGGCAAGCTCGGAGGACAGGCCGTGGTGCCCGGAGTTGCCGGAACCTGGAAGGACCTCACGGATTCCGTCAACCTGATGGCCAGCAACCTCACCAGCCAGGTGCGCAACATTGCTGAAGTAGCTACGGCGGTAGCAAGCGGCGACCTCTCACGCAAGATCACTGTCGACGTACACGGCGAGATTCTCCAGCTGAAAGAAGCCATTAACACGATGGTGGATCAGCTGCGATCTTTTGCTTCGGAAGTGACGCGCGTTGCGCGCGAAGTTGGAACAGATGGCAAGCTCGGCGGACAGGCGGTCGTTCCGGGCGTTGCCGGAACATGGAAGGATCTTACCGACTCTGTGAATGCCATGGCGGGAAACCTGACGGCGCAGGTACGCAACATTGCCGAAGTAACAACCGCCGTGGCCCGCGGAGACCTGTCGCGCAAGATCACTGTGGATGTGAAGGGAGAAATTCTTGAACTCAAAGAAACCATCAACACGATGGTTGATCAGCTCAACGCCTTCGCCGGTGAAGTGACACGCGTGGCGCGCGAAGTTGGAACCGAGGGAAAGCTGGGCGGCCAAGCTAGTGTGCCCGGAGTCGCTGGCACGTGGAAGGACCTGACTGACAACGTCAACTTCATGGCCAGCAACCTGACGGGTCAGGTGCGCAATATCGCCGAGGTTGCGACGGCAATTGCGAATGGCGATCTCTCCCGCAAGATTACCGTCGACGTTCGCGGCGAGATTCTTCAGCTCAAAGAAACGCTGAATACGATGGTTGATCAGCTAAACCGCTTCGCTGGCGAAGTAACGCGCGTGGCGCGCGAAGTGGGAACCGAGGGCAGGCTTGGGGGACAGGCAAACGTGCCCGGCGTTGCCGGAACGTGGAAGGACCTGACGGACTCAGTGAATTCGATGGCCGGAAACCTGACCGGACAAGTGCGCAACATTGCAGAAGTTACAACCGCTGTTGCTGGCGGAGACTTGTCGCGCAAGATCACTGTCGATGTGAAGGGCGAAATCCTCGAACTCAAAAACACCATCAATACAATGGTGGACCAGCTTAACGCCTTTGCCAGCGAAGTAACGCGCGTGGCCCGCGAAGTCGGTACGGACGGCAAGCTCGGCGGACAGGCACAGGTGCCCGGCGTCGCTGGCACGTGGAAAGACCTAACCGACAACGTCAACTTCATGGCCAGCAACCTGACCGGCCAGGTGCGCAACATCGCTGAGGTTGCCACGGCCGTGGCACGTGGAGACTTGTCACGCAAGATCACCGTCGATGTCAAGGGCGAGATTCTAGAACTAAAGAACACGCTCAACACAATGGTTGACCAGCTGCGCGCATTTGCTTCTGAAGTGACGCGCGTGGCTCGCGAAGTGGGTACGGACGGCAAGCTGGGCGGACAGGCCGCGGTGCCGGGTGTCGCGGGAACATGGAAAGATCTCACCGACTCGGTGAACTCGATGGCCAGCAACCTGACCAACCAGGTCCGCAACATCGCAGAGGTAGCCACGGCCATTGCCAGTGGCGACCTTTCGAAAAAGATCACAGTAAACGTCAGCGGCGAAATTCTTCTGCTCAAAGAAACCATCAACACGATGGTGGACCAGCTCAACGCCTTCGCCGGCGAAGTGACGCGCGTGGCTCGCGAGGTGGGTACGGAGGGAAATCTCGGTGGACAAGCCAGCGTGCCGGGAGTCGCCGGAACCTGGAAAGACCTTACCGACAACGTCAACTCGATGGCCGGAAACCTCACCAGCCAGGTGCGAAACATTGCTGAGGTTACGACAGCAGTAGCCCGCGGTGACCTGTCGCGTAAGATCACGGTCGACGTGAAGGGGGAAATCCTCGAACTTAAGAACACCATTAATACGATGGTGGACCAGCTCAATGCATTCGCCGGTGAAGTAACGCGCGTGGCCCGCGAAGTCGGCACCGACGGTAAGCTTGGCGGACAGGCACAGGTGCCCGGCGTCGCTGGTACGTGGAAAGACCTTACCGACAATGTAAACTTCATGGCCAGCAACCTGACCGGCCAAGTGCGCAACATCGCTGAGGTCGCCACGGCAATCGCTAACGGAGACTTGTCGAAGAAGATCACCGTCGACGTCCGCGGCGAAATCCTGCAGCTGAAGGAAACGCTGAACACGATGGTGGAGCAGCTGCGTTCCTTCGCGGCTGAGGTAACGCGCGTCGCGCGCGAAGTCGGCACCGACGGCAAGCTGGGTGGACAAGCTGTCGTGCCTGGCGTCGCCGGTACATGGAAGGACCTTACCGACTCCGTTAATGCTATGGCAGGAAACCTGACTGCTCAGGTGCGCAACATCGCTGAAGTAACTACGGCCGTCGCGCGCGGTGATCTGTCGCGCAAGATCACCGTAGATGTGAAAGGCGAAATTCTAGAACTCAAAGAAACCATCAACACCATGGTGGATCAGCTCAACGCCTTCGCAGCTGAAGTAACGCGCGTTGGACGCGAAGTAGGAACCGAAGGCAGACTGGGAGGCCAAGCCCAGGTCCCTGGCGTTGCCGGTATCTGGAAGGACCTGACCGACAACGTGAATGTCATGGCTGCAAACCTGACCGAACAGGTGCGCGGCATCGTGAAAGTGGTGACGGCGGTCGCCAACGGCGTGCTCACGCAAAAGCTCACCGTGAACGCCAAGGGAGAAGTCGCCGCTCTGGCGGAGACGATCAACAGCATGACTGACACGTTGGCGACATTTGCCGATCAGGTAACTACGGTGGCGCGCGAGGTCGGCGTCGAAGGCCGTCTCGGTGGACAGGCGAATGTGCCCGGCGCTGCTGGAACCTGGAAGGATCTTGTCGATAACGTAAACCTGCTTGCTGACAACCTGACCAACCAGGTTCGCGCCATCGCTGAAGTTGCAACGGCTGTGACAAAAGGCGACCTCACGCGGTCGATTCAGGTAGAGGCAAGAGGGGAAGTCTCAGAGTTGAAGGACAACATCAACACGATGATCAACAATCTTCGACTCACCACTGAGCGCAATACAGAACAGGATTGGCTCAAGACTAACCTTGCGCGCTTTACCGGTATGCTGCAAGGGCAGCGCGAACTGAGCACCGTAGGCCGCATGCTCCTTTCCGAACTGGCTCCGCTTGTGAATGCGCAACAGGGTGTGATCTACCAGATGGATTCCGAAGAGCCCGGTACCCTTACACTGCTCTCCGCCTACGCAAGCACACCGGCCGGACAACTCGAACGGATACCAATTGGCCAAGGCCTGATCGGCCAATGCGCGACCGAAAAGAAGCGGATGCTGATTGCCGATCTGCCGCCAAAGTCCACCATTCCCATTCGATCCGGCCTTTTTGAGTCAGTCCCGCAGAACGTAATCGTCTTGCCGGTGTTGTTTGAAGATCGAGTGAAGGCAGTGATCGAGTTGGCTACGCTCAGGGCGTTCACAGCCTCACATCTTGCTTTCCTGGAGCAGCTCACATCCAGCATCGGCATTGTATTGAACAGCATTGAAGCGACGATGCAGACCGAGGCGCTGCTGAAGCAATCGCAACAACTCGCCACCGAGCTTCAATCACAGCAGACAGAATTGCAGCAGACAAACGAACAGCTCGGGCTGAAGGCGCAGGAGCTGGCCGAACAAAATGTGGAAGTCGAACGCAAGAACCAGGAAATCGAGCAGGCCCGCAGAGCTCTGGAAGAAAAGGCCAAAGAACTGGCCCTCACTTCGAAGTACAAGTCAGAATTTCTGGCCAACATGTCGCATGAGTTGCGCACTCCGTTAAACAGCATTCTCGTTTTGGGGCAGCAACTCAGCGACAATCCGGATGGCAACCTTACTTCAAAGCAAATCGAATTTGCCCGCACGATCCATGCTGCTGGAACCGATCTGCTCACTCTGATCAGCGATATTCTCGATCTCTCAAAGATCGAGTCTGGTACGGTTTCCGTAGATGCGGAAGAGGTCTTCTTTGCCAGCCTGATTGAGATGGTTGCACGTCCGTTCCGGCATGAAGCTGAGAACAGAAAGCTTTCCTTCGATCTACACACGGATAAGCATCTTACGCGCAGCCTGGTCACTGATTCGAAGCGTCTACAGCAGGTGCTCAAGAACTTGCTCTCGAATGCCTTCAAATTTACAGAGCAAGGCGGTGTTCTACTCTCGGTGTTCAAAGCGGGCAATGGTTGGAGCGAGAATCATCCCATCCTGGGGAGCGCGGTTTCGGTGATCGCATTCGAAGTAGCTGACACGGGAATTGGAATCCCGCCAGAGAAGCAGAAAATTATTTTTGAAGCCTTTCAACAAGCGGATGCGGGTACGAGCCGCAAGTACGGTGGCACCGGGCTAGGTCTTGCAATCAGCCGCGAGCTTGCCAGTTTGCTTGGCGGTGAAATTCAATTGCGCAGTGCTCCAGGAAAAGGAAGCACATTCACCCTCTATCTGCCACAGACGTATGTTGGTCCTACAAGTTCAAGTAATACAGAGGATGCGTCAAGGGAGAAATCAAGAGTAGCTTCAGTCCTTCAACTTGCGAGCACATCTGTAGCCGAGCACTCGACGGAAGAGGTTGAAGATGACCGCGGAACGCTGGAGCCGGGAGACACCACACTGTTGATCGTTGAGGATGACCCCCATTACGCTCGGGTTCTGTGCGATCTCGCTCGCGATAAAGGATTCAAAGTTCTGGTCGCATCGCGCGGCGCCGAGGCATTAGAGTTGGCGCGCGAATTTCGTCCCAGCGCTGTTTCGCTCGATGTATTTCTGCCGGACATGCTGGGCTGGACGGTGCTCAATCATCTGAAGCAAGACCCGGGCATGCGGCATATACCTGTCCAGATGTTGACGATGGATGAGGATAGACACCACGGCTTGTCACGGGGAGCATTTTCATTCGTGACCAAGCCAACGACGACCGAAGGTCTGGAAGCAACCTTGACTAAGATCAAGGAATTTTCGTCGACACGACGCAAACGGCTGCTTGTGGTGGAAGATAATCCTGCCGAGCAGATGAGCATCAAGGAATTGCTCGGTTATGACGATATCGATGTATCCGTCGCTTCAAGCGGCGCGGAAGCTCTGGCTACAGTCCGCACACAGCAGGTTGACTGTGTGGTTCTTGATATGCGGTTGCCCGATATGACCGGCTTTGAGGTACTTGAACAACTGCGAGATATGCCATCATTCAGCGACTTGCCGGTTGTCGTCTTTACCGGTAAGGAGTTGACTCCAGATGAAGATGCAAAGCTTCGCACGCTTGCCCGCAGCGTGGTCTTAAAGGATGTCGAATCGCCCGAACGCCTGCTGGATGAGACTTCACTGTTTCTCCATCGAGTAGTTGCTGATTTGCCGACGAATAAGCAGAATATGCTTGATCGTTTGCATAGATCAGACGACGCTCTGGTGGCGAAGAAGGTACTGGTTGTCGATGATGACGTGCGAAACATCTTCGCCCTGAGTAGCGTTCTTGAAAGAAGAGGTATGAGTGTTCTAACTGCGAGCACAGGGCGCGAGGCCATCGCCACACTTGAGTCCACACCCGATGTGGCGATTGTTCTGATGGATGTCATGATGCCGGAAATGGATGGATATGAGACCATGCAGGTCATACGTCGGAACGACGCCTACCGCAGGCTTCCGATCATCGCTCTTACAGCAAAAGCAATGAAGGGCGACCGAGAGAAATGCCTGGAGGCGGGTGCATCTGAATATCTGGCCAAGCCGGTGAATACGGAGCAGTTGCTGGCAGCTCTGCGTATGTGGCTCCACAGGTAG